In Streptomyces sp. NBC_00448, the following are encoded in one genomic region:
- the rplI gene encoding 50S ribosomal protein L9 — translation MSKIILTNEVSGLGAAGDIVDVKPGYARNYLIPRGFAIAWTKGGEKDVEQIRRARRIREIHSLEDANVVKAQLQAVKVKLSTRAGDTGRLFGSITPADIASAIKAAGGPQVDKRRVEVGAPIKTLGAHKISVRLHPEVEAVLDLEVVAA, via the coding sequence ATGTCGAAGATCATCCTCACCAACGAGGTCAGCGGCCTCGGTGCCGCAGGCGACATCGTGGACGTCAAGCCGGGCTACGCCCGCAATTACCTGATCCCGCGGGGCTTCGCCATCGCGTGGACCAAGGGTGGCGAGAAGGACGTCGAGCAGATCCGCCGGGCCCGGCGCATCCGCGAGATCCACTCGCTCGAGGACGCGAACGTCGTCAAGGCCCAGCTGCAGGCCGTCAAGGTCAAGCTGAGCACGCGTGCCGGTGACACCGGTCGCCTCTTCGGGTCCATCACCCCGGCCGACATCGCCTCGGCGATCAAGGCCGCGGGCGGCCCGCAGGTCGACAAGCGCCGGGTCGAGGTGGGTGCGCCCATCAAGACGCTGGGCGCGCACAAGATCTCGGTGCGACTGCACCCCGAGGTCGAGGCTGTCCTCGACCTGGAGGTCGTGGCCGCGTAA
- a CDS encoding MATE family efflux transporter, producing the protein MSPVPPAVDTSAPREPARPPASVRRRHDREIVALALPAFGALVAEPLFVMVDSAVVGHLGTAQLAGLGVAAALLTTAVSIFVFLAYATTAAVARRVGAGDLPAALRQGMDGIWLALLIGVLVIAAVLPTAPGLVGFFGASHTAAPYASTYLRISSLGIPAMLMVLAATGVLRGLQDTRTPLYVAVGGFTVNAGLNAALVYGAGLGIAGSAWGTVIAQNGMAAVYLAMVVRGARAQAPGTWRSMLRPDAAGIRACARAGVPLLIRTISLRAVLMIATAVAARLGDTEIAAHQITLTVWSLLAFALDAIAIAGQAIIGRYLGAGDAAGARAACNRMIQWGLVCGAALGLLVVLARPLVGPLFSSDPAVRHALASALLVVAVAQPVCGVVFVLDGVLMGAGDGPYLAGSMLVTLAVFAPVAFAVPAVGGGLTALWWAMGLMMLTRFVALWLRSRSGRWVVTGASR; encoded by the coding sequence GTGAGTCCCGTACCCCCGGCAGTCGACACATCGGCGCCGCGCGAACCCGCCCGGCCGCCCGCTTCGGTGCGCCGCCGCCACGACCGGGAGATCGTGGCCCTCGCACTGCCGGCCTTCGGCGCCCTGGTGGCCGAACCGCTCTTCGTCATGGTGGACAGCGCGGTTGTCGGCCATCTGGGCACCGCCCAACTCGCCGGGCTCGGCGTGGCCGCCGCCTTGCTCACCACCGCGGTCAGCATCTTCGTCTTCCTCGCCTACGCCACCACTGCCGCGGTCGCCCGCCGGGTCGGCGCCGGCGACCTGCCCGCGGCTCTGCGGCAGGGCATGGACGGCATCTGGCTGGCCCTCCTGATCGGCGTCCTGGTCATCGCCGCCGTGCTCCCGACCGCCCCGGGCCTGGTCGGCTTCTTCGGCGCCTCGCACACCGCCGCCCCCTACGCGAGCACCTACCTGCGGATCAGCTCGCTCGGCATCCCCGCGATGCTCATGGTGCTCGCCGCCACCGGTGTGCTGCGCGGCCTCCAGGACACCCGTACCCCGCTCTACGTCGCGGTGGGCGGCTTCACCGTCAACGCCGGCCTCAACGCGGCGCTCGTCTACGGCGCGGGGCTGGGCATCGCGGGTTCCGCCTGGGGCACCGTCATCGCCCAGAACGGCATGGCGGCGGTCTACCTCGCCATGGTGGTCCGCGGCGCCCGCGCCCAGGCCCCCGGCACGTGGCGGTCGATGTTGCGCCCGGACGCCGCCGGGATACGCGCCTGCGCCCGCGCCGGGGTTCCGCTGCTGATCCGGACGATCAGCCTGCGGGCCGTCCTGATGATCGCCACCGCCGTCGCCGCCCGGCTCGGCGACACCGAGATCGCCGCCCACCAGATCACCCTCACGGTCTGGTCGCTGCTCGCCTTCGCGCTGGACGCCATCGCGATCGCCGGGCAGGCCATCATCGGGCGATACCTGGGCGCCGGCGACGCCGCGGGCGCGCGGGCGGCCTGCAACCGGATGATCCAGTGGGGCCTGGTCTGCGGCGCCGCGCTGGGACTGCTGGTGGTGCTGGCCCGGCCGCTGGTCGGACCGCTGTTCAGCTCCGACCCGGCGGTACGGCACGCGCTCGCTTCGGCGCTGCTGGTGGTGGCCGTGGCGCAGCCGGTGTGCGGGGTGGTCTTCGTCCTCGACGGCGTGCTGATGGGCGCGGGCGACGGACCCTATCTGGCCGGGTCGATGCTGGTCACGCTGGCGGTCTTCGCGCCGGTCGCGTTCGCCGTACCGGCGGTGGGCGGAGGTCTGACCGCGCTGTGGTGGGCGATGGGGCTGATGATGCTCACCCGGTTCGTGGCCCTGTGGCTACGCTCCCGGTCCGGCCGCTGGGTGGTGACAGGAGCGAGCCGCTGA
- the dnaB gene encoding replicative DNA helicase, whose amino-acid sequence MSQPEPADDHWADHPPDERPAVAPFRKRGAGGQDEGRFSEGGGGFERVPPQDLDAEQSVLGGMLLSKDAIADVVEVLKGADFYRPAHETIYSAILDLYARGEPADPITTSAELTKRGEIARIGGSPYLHTLVNAVPTAANAEFYAEIVHERAVLRRLVEAGTRITQMGYAADGDVDEIVNSAQAEIYAVTEQRTSEDYLPLGDIMEGALDEIEAIGSRSGQMSGVPTGFTDLDSLTNGLHPGQMIVIAARPAMGKSTLALDFARTCSIAHKMPSVIFSLEMGRNEIAMRLLSAEARVALHHMRSGTMTDDDWTKVARRMSDVTEAPLYIDDSPNLSMMEIRAKCRRLKQRNDLRLVVIDYLQLMQSGGSRRPESRQQEVSDMSRNLKLLAKELEVPVIALSQLNRGPEQRTDKKPMVSDLRESGSIEQDADMVILLHREDAYEKESPRAGEADLIVAKHRNGPTATITVAFQGHYSRFVDMAQT is encoded by the coding sequence ATGAGCCAACCCGAACCCGCGGACGACCATTGGGCGGACCACCCTCCCGACGAGCGCCCCGCGGTCGCCCCCTTCCGCAAGCGCGGCGCCGGCGGCCAGGACGAGGGCCGGTTCTCCGAGGGCGGAGGCGGCTTCGAGCGCGTACCCCCGCAGGACCTGGACGCCGAGCAGTCCGTGCTCGGCGGCATGCTGCTGTCGAAGGACGCGATCGCCGACGTCGTCGAGGTGCTCAAGGGCGCCGACTTCTACCGGCCCGCCCACGAGACGATCTACAGCGCGATCCTCGACCTCTACGCACGTGGCGAGCCCGCCGACCCCATCACCACCTCGGCCGAGCTCACCAAGCGCGGGGAGATCGCCCGCATCGGCGGCTCCCCCTACCTGCACACTCTCGTCAACGCGGTGCCCACGGCGGCGAACGCCGAGTTCTACGCCGAGATCGTGCACGAACGCGCCGTGCTGCGCCGCCTGGTGGAGGCCGGCACCCGCATCACGCAGATGGGATACGCCGCCGACGGCGATGTCGACGAGATCGTCAACAGTGCCCAGGCCGAGATCTACGCCGTCACCGAGCAGCGCACCTCCGAGGACTACCTGCCGCTCGGCGACATCATGGAGGGCGCGCTCGACGAGATCGAGGCGATCGGCTCCCGCAGCGGTCAGATGTCCGGTGTCCCCACCGGTTTCACCGACCTCGACTCCCTCACCAACGGCCTGCACCCCGGTCAGATGATCGTCATCGCGGCCCGGCCGGCGATGGGCAAGTCGACGCTCGCGCTGGACTTCGCCCGCACCTGCTCCATCGCGCACAAGATGCCCAGCGTGATCTTCTCCCTGGAGATGGGGCGCAACGAGATCGCGATGCGGCTGCTGTCCGCCGAGGCCCGGGTCGCCCTGCACCACATGCGCTCCGGCACCATGACCGACGACGACTGGACCAAGGTCGCCCGCCGGATGTCCGACGTCACCGAGGCGCCCCTCTACATCGACGACTCGCCGAACCTGTCGATGATGGAGATCCGCGCCAAGTGCCGTCGGCTCAAGCAGCGCAACGACCTGCGGCTGGTCGTCATCGACTACCTCCAGCTCATGCAGTCCGGCGGCTCCCGGCGCCCCGAGAGCCGCCAGCAGGAGGTCTCGGACATGTCCCGTAACCTCAAGCTCCTCGCCAAGGAGCTGGAGGTCCCCGTGATCGCCCTCTCCCAGCTCAACCGCGGACCCGAACAGCGCACCGACAAGAAGCCGATGGTCTCCGACCTGCGCGAGTCCGGCTCCATCGAGCAGGACGCCGACATGGTGATCCTGCTGCACCGCGAGGACGCCTACGAGAAGGAGTCCCCTCGCGCGGGCGAGGCCGACCTCATCGTCGCCAAGCACCGTAACGGCCCCACCGCCACCATCACGGTCGCATTCCAGGGCCACTACTCGCGCTTCGTGGACATGGCCCAGACCTGA
- a CDS encoding glycosyltransferase family 87 protein, whose protein sequence is MTSVRYRADDDRRESPVRPTDEDPVAAAGSEFIGGPAGRWALSGHRWWNPLRVMVLVVIGMFALGMVQKTSCYSGGWFQPPPSDQQYAHACYSDIPHMYTQRGFGADLVPYFDRIPDSLSGSADLHYLEYPVLTGLFMEVASWLTPPGSGQHSAQMFWIANSGMLMICAVALVVCVARTNRRRPWDGLLVALSPALALTATINWDLFAVALAAGGLLLWSRGRPGRAGVLIGLAAAAKLYPVLLLGALFLLCLRAGRLRQFGRTLGAAVAAWLVVNLPVMAFAPHGWAQFYTFSKDRGTDYGSLWMIVRDRSGNALDGVNEYGIALMLLLCVGIAALALYAPRRPRLGQMAFLMVAALLISNKVYSPQYVLWLLPLAVLARPRWRDLAIWQGAEMLYFLGIWYRLAYLNSAKHHGLTADAYHLAIGVHLLGVLYLCALVVRDILLPEHDVLRQDGSDDPAGGVLDGAEDAFVLGTPVHEPKHASAPPVPYADGGPHPEGGSYTG, encoded by the coding sequence ATGACGAGCGTGCGCTACCGAGCAGACGACGACCGGCGAGAGTCCCCCGTGCGCCCCACGGACGAGGACCCGGTGGCCGCGGCGGGCAGCGAGTTCATCGGCGGCCCGGCCGGCCGCTGGGCGCTGTCCGGGCACCGCTGGTGGAACCCGCTGCGGGTGATGGTGCTCGTCGTGATCGGCATGTTCGCGCTCGGCATGGTGCAGAAGACGTCCTGCTACTCGGGCGGCTGGTTCCAGCCGCCGCCCAGCGACCAGCAGTACGCCCACGCCTGCTACTCCGACATCCCGCACATGTACACCCAGCGCGGCTTCGGCGCCGACCTGGTGCCGTACTTCGACCGTATCCCCGACTCCCTCAGCGGCTCGGCCGACCTCCACTACCTCGAGTACCCGGTGCTGACCGGGCTGTTCATGGAGGTGGCGTCCTGGCTGACCCCGCCCGGCTCGGGGCAGCACAGCGCGCAGATGTTCTGGATCGCCAACTCGGGGATGCTGATGATCTGCGCGGTCGCGCTGGTGGTGTGCGTGGCGCGCACCAACCGGCGGCGACCCTGGGACGGCCTGCTCGTCGCCCTGTCCCCCGCGCTCGCGCTGACCGCCACCATCAACTGGGACCTGTTCGCGGTCGCGCTGGCGGCGGGCGGGCTGCTGCTGTGGTCGCGCGGCCGCCCGGGCCGGGCGGGCGTGCTGATCGGGCTGGCCGCCGCCGCCAAGCTCTACCCGGTACTGCTGCTCGGCGCGCTGTTCCTGCTCTGCCTGCGGGCGGGCCGGCTACGGCAGTTCGGCCGGACCCTGGGCGCCGCGGTCGCTGCCTGGCTGGTGGTGAACCTGCCGGTGATGGCCTTCGCGCCGCACGGATGGGCGCAGTTCTACACCTTCAGCAAGGACCGCGGCACGGACTACGGCTCCCTGTGGATGATCGTCAGGGACCGCTCCGGCAACGCGCTCGACGGCGTCAACGAGTACGGCATCGCCCTGATGCTGCTGCTGTGCGTGGGCATCGCCGCGCTCGCCCTGTACGCACCGCGCCGGCCTCGGCTGGGGCAGATGGCCTTCCTGATGGTGGCCGCGCTGCTGATCAGCAACAAGGTCTACTCGCCGCAGTACGTGCTGTGGCTGCTGCCGCTGGCGGTGCTCGCCCGGCCGCGCTGGCGTGATCTGGCGATCTGGCAGGGCGCGGAGATGCTGTACTTCCTCGGCATCTGGTACCGGCTGGCCTACCTCAACAGCGCCAAGCACCACGGCCTGACCGCCGACGCGTACCACCTGGCGATCGGTGTGCACCTGCTCGGCGTGCTGTACCTGTGCGCCCTGGTGGTGCGCGACATCCTGCTGCCCGAGCACGACGTGCTGCGGCAGGACGGGTCGGACGACCCGGCCGGCGGTGTCCTGGACGGTGCCGAGGACGCGTTCGTCCTCGGCACACCCGTGCATGAGCCCAAGCACGCGTCGGCGCCGCCGGTGCCGTACGCCGACGGCGGGCCCCACCCCGAGGGCGGGTCCTACACAGGCTGA
- a CDS encoding helix-turn-helix transcriptional regulator, with translation MTPDRFFSLMLLLASRNAVTTQELASALGVSLRTVTRDLNWLRDAGLPVTAQRGRLGGVTMLPGSGLDLTRLTPGERDHLSLTGLDEKQRAELDASVESRRARSKIAAAQPRRVDELLPLTDVVHVDSRPWLQARTSGTTPASLIGPVRRGRRLRIEYDSPREPCPRDLVVDPYGLLAKAGSWYLVADCARVPRMYRLEQITKWKEVDQPRRIRESQTLATVAAALIDQWEHHHAIEVSATIYQTQFERAQRIFGLRLVPDDHEESATGRKVTIRFLHLEDVRALLPFGSAITVHSPTEARTHLRDLATDLAHHYAQSPTS, from the coding sequence GTGACCCCAGACCGCTTCTTCTCCCTGATGCTGCTCCTGGCATCGAGGAATGCCGTGACCACACAGGAACTTGCCTCGGCGCTGGGGGTGTCCCTTCGAACCGTCACCCGGGACCTGAACTGGCTCCGCGACGCCGGTCTGCCGGTGACCGCGCAACGGGGCCGTCTCGGAGGCGTGACCATGCTGCCCGGGTCCGGGCTCGACCTCACGCGACTCACACCCGGCGAGCGTGATCATCTGTCGCTCACCGGGCTGGACGAGAAGCAACGTGCGGAGCTCGACGCATCGGTCGAAAGCCGGCGCGCGCGCTCCAAGATCGCCGCTGCACAGCCACGTCGAGTTGATGAGCTCCTGCCGCTCACCGACGTAGTACACGTGGACAGCCGTCCCTGGCTCCAGGCCCGTACTTCCGGCACGACCCCGGCTTCGCTGATCGGCCCGGTGCGGCGCGGTCGCCGGCTACGGATCGAGTACGACAGCCCACGCGAGCCATGCCCCCGCGACCTGGTCGTGGATCCCTACGGGCTGCTCGCCAAGGCCGGCAGCTGGTACCTCGTCGCCGACTGCGCCCGAGTGCCACGGATGTACCGACTCGAACAGATCACGAAGTGGAAAGAAGTCGACCAGCCACGACGGATCCGCGAGAGCCAGACCCTGGCCACCGTCGCGGCAGCACTCATTGACCAGTGGGAACACCACCACGCGATAGAGGTCAGCGCCACCATCTACCAGACCCAGTTCGAGCGAGCGCAACGGATCTTTGGCCTACGACTCGTCCCGGACGACCACGAAGAATCCGCCACCGGCCGCAAGGTAACAATCCGCTTCCTGCATCTGGAGGACGTGCGAGCACTACTGCCGTTCGGGAGCGCCATCACCGTGCACAGCCCCACCGAAGCCAGGACTCACCTTCGCGACCTCGCCACCGATCTTGCCCACCACTATGCGCAGTCACCAACGTCCTGA
- the rpsF gene encoding 30S ribosomal protein S6 produces MRHYELMLILDPDLEERAVSPLIESFLSVVRGGGGSVEKVDTWGRRRLAYEINKKPEGIYSVVDLKATPEVVKELDRQLNLNESVLRTKVLRPELH; encoded by the coding sequence ATGCGTCACTACGAGCTCATGCTCATTCTCGACCCCGATCTGGAGGAGCGCGCTGTCTCCCCGCTGATCGAGTCCTTCCTGTCCGTCGTCCGCGGTGGCGGCGGCAGTGTGGAGAAGGTCGACACCTGGGGCCGTCGTCGTCTCGCCTACGAGATCAACAAGAAGCCCGAGGGCATCTACTCGGTCGTCGACCTCAAGGCCACGCCCGAGGTCGTCAAGGAGCTGGACCGCCAGCTCAACCTGAACGAGTCGGTGCTGCGGACCAAGGTCCTGCGTCCGGAACTCCACTGA
- a CDS encoding VOC family protein, which produces MTTSVVSIVYVNDAPAAARFYGGLLGMSPSFETPGYITFDLGPGADLAVWSGQFEDLSADVPRTGEVCLAIDSGPDEVNAIFKQWQSKGVTILQEPHDAGFGLTFLAADPDGNRIRVAPRD; this is translated from the coding sequence ATGACCACATCCGTCGTGTCCATCGTCTACGTGAACGACGCTCCCGCAGCAGCGCGTTTCTACGGAGGCCTCCTCGGCATGAGCCCCTCGTTCGAGACTCCGGGATACATCACCTTCGACCTCGGGCCAGGCGCTGACCTCGCTGTGTGGTCCGGCCAGTTCGAGGATCTGTCAGCGGACGTCCCGCGTACCGGTGAGGTGTGTCTGGCCATCGACAGTGGGCCCGACGAGGTCAACGCGATCTTCAAGCAGTGGCAGTCCAAGGGCGTCACGATCCTGCAGGAGCCTCATGATGCGGGGTTCGGGCTGACCTTCCTCGCAGCCGATCCTGACGGGAACCGTATCCGCGTCGCACCGAGGGACTGA
- a CDS encoding lipid II:glycine glycyltransferase FemX produces the protein MSLSLRTISRKQHLDYIQGLSSASHCQVPAWADVKNEWRSENLGWFDDGTGELVGVGLVLYRQLPKVKRYLAYLPEGPVINWYAPNLDEWLQPMLKHLKQQGAFTVKMGPPVIIRRWDAGAVKAGIADPDVKRLRDVEATYVEPRAFEVADRLRRMGWQQGEDGGAGFGDVQPRYVYQVPLENRSLDDILKGFNQLWRRNIKKADKAGVQVIQGGYDDLPVWQNLYEITATRDHFRPRPLSYFQRMWTTLNGEEPNRMRLYLAMHEGEAVAAATMLTVGRHVWYSYGASANHKREVRPSNAMQWRMLRDAYAMGASVYDLRGISDSLDDKDHLFGLIQFKVGTGGQAAEYLGEWDFPLNKLLHKALDIYMSRR, from the coding sequence ATGAGCCTGTCCCTGAGGACCATCAGCCGAAAGCAGCACCTGGACTACATCCAGGGCCTGTCTTCGGCGAGCCACTGCCAGGTCCCGGCATGGGCCGATGTGAAGAACGAATGGCGCTCGGAGAACCTCGGCTGGTTCGACGACGGCACCGGGGAGTTGGTCGGTGTCGGCCTGGTGCTCTACCGCCAACTCCCCAAGGTCAAGCGGTACCTCGCGTACCTGCCCGAGGGCCCGGTGATCAACTGGTACGCGCCGAACCTCGACGAGTGGCTGCAGCCGATGCTCAAGCACCTCAAGCAGCAGGGTGCGTTCACCGTGAAGATGGGTCCCCCGGTGATCATCCGCCGCTGGGACGCCGGGGCGGTCAAGGCGGGCATCGCCGACCCCGACGTCAAGCGGCTGCGCGATGTCGAGGCCACCTACGTCGAGCCGCGCGCCTTCGAGGTCGCCGACCGGCTGCGCCGGATGGGCTGGCAGCAGGGCGAGGACGGCGGCGCGGGCTTCGGTGACGTCCAGCCGCGGTACGTCTACCAGGTGCCGCTGGAGAACCGCTCGCTGGACGACATCCTCAAGGGCTTCAACCAGCTCTGGCGCCGCAACATCAAGAAGGCCGACAAGGCCGGCGTCCAGGTGATCCAGGGCGGCTACGACGACCTGCCGGTGTGGCAGAACCTCTACGAGATCACCGCCACCCGCGACCACTTCCGGCCGCGCCCCCTGAGCTACTTCCAGCGGATGTGGACCACGCTCAACGGCGAGGAGCCCAACCGGATGCGGCTGTACCTCGCCATGCACGAGGGCGAGGCGGTCGCCGCGGCGACCATGCTGACCGTCGGCCGGCATGTGTGGTACTCCTACGGAGCCTCCGCGAACCACAAGCGTGAGGTGCGTCCGTCCAACGCGATGCAGTGGCGAATGCTGCGCGACGCGTACGCGATGGGCGCCAGCGTGTACGACCTGCGCGGTATCAGCGACTCCCTGGACGACAAGGACCATCTGTTCGGCCTGATCCAGTTCAAGGTGGGCACCGGCGGCCAGGCTGCCGAATACTTGGGCGAGTGGGACTTCCCGCTCAACAAGCTGCTCCACAAGGCACTCGACATCTACATGTCGCGCCGCTGA
- the rpsR gene encoding 30S ribosomal protein S18 codes for MAKPPPRKPKKKVCAFCKDKTVYVDYKDTNMLRKFISDRGKIRARRVTGNCTQHQRDVATAVKNSREMALLPYTSTAR; via the coding sequence ATGGCGAAGCCGCCCCCGCGCAAGCCGAAGAAGAAGGTTTGCGCGTTCTGCAAGGACAAGACCGTGTACGTGGACTACAAGGACACGAACATGCTGCGGAAGTTCATTTCCGACCGCGGCAAGATCCGTGCCCGTCGCGTCACCGGCAACTGCACGCAGCACCAGCGTGACGTCGCCACCGCGGTGAAGAACAGCCGCGAGATGGCGCTGCTGCCGTACACCTCGACGGCTCGATAA
- a CDS encoding alanine racemase: protein MALTLYVDTARWRAHQQSVVDQFPGIVPVCKGNGYGFGHERLADEATRLRADMLAVGTTYEAARIKDYFGGDLLVLTPYRLGEEPVPLPDRAIRSVSSVEGVRGLVGARVVIEVMSSMRRHGVSEDDLVKLHTAIDDVRLEGFAIHLPLDRADGSDAVEEVFAWMERLRAARLPLHTMFVSHLSATEMATLQQQFPQTRFRARIGTLMWLGDHDATEYRGAVLDVTRIAKGERYGYRQEKAAADGHLVVVAGGTSHGVGLEAPKAVHGLMPRAKGVARAGLATVNRNLSPFVWAGKQRWFAEPPHMQVSILYLPSDVAPPAVGDELVAHLRHTTTQFDRVVDRQSA, encoded by the coding sequence ATGGCGCTCACCCTCTACGTCGACACCGCGCGCTGGCGTGCGCACCAGCAGTCCGTGGTCGACCAGTTCCCCGGCATCGTGCCCGTCTGCAAGGGGAACGGCTACGGCTTCGGCCACGAACGGCTCGCCGACGAGGCGACCCGGCTGCGCGCGGACATGCTCGCGGTCGGCACCACTTACGAGGCCGCCCGGATCAAGGACTACTTCGGCGGCGACCTGCTGGTGCTCACCCCGTACCGGCTCGGCGAGGAACCGGTGCCGCTGCCGGACCGGGCGATCCGCTCGGTCTCCTCGGTGGAGGGGGTGCGCGGGCTCGTCGGCGCCCGGGTGGTGATCGAGGTGATGAGCTCGATGCGGCGGCACGGCGTCTCCGAGGACGACCTGGTCAAGCTGCACACCGCGATCGACGACGTGCGCCTCGAGGGTTTCGCCATCCACCTGCCGCTGGACCGCGCCGACGGCAGCGACGCGGTGGAGGAGGTCTTCGCCTGGATGGAGCGGCTGCGGGCGGCCCGGCTGCCGCTGCACACGATGTTCGTCAGCCACCTCAGCGCGACCGAAATGGCCACCCTCCAGCAGCAGTTCCCGCAGACCCGGTTCCGGGCCCGGATCGGCACGTTGATGTGGCTCGGCGACCACGACGCCACCGAGTACCGCGGCGCGGTCCTCGACGTGACCCGGATCGCCAAGGGCGAGCGGTACGGCTACCGGCAGGAGAAGGCCGCGGCAGACGGCCACCTGGTGGTGGTGGCCGGCGGCACCTCGCACGGTGTGGGCCTGGAGGCGCCGAAGGCGGTGCACGGCCTGATGCCGCGGGCCAAGGGTGTGGCCCGGGCCGGCCTGGCCACGGTCAACCGCAACCTGTCGCCGTTCGTGTGGGCGGGCAAGCAGCGCTGGTTCGCCGAGCCGCCGCACATGCAGGTGTCGATCCTGTACCTGCCCAGCGACGTGGCGCCGCCCGCGGTCGGCGACGAGCTGGTGGCGCACCTGCGGCACACCACCACCCAGTTCGACCGCGTCGTGGACCGCCAGTCGGCGTAG
- a CDS encoding TetR/AcrR family transcriptional regulator: MKTPHREPHPLPRTRQRLSEEVRRTQIIKATIAVVAELGYEGASLARIAEQADVSKGLISHYFTDKDRLMETVARTTLATLRQTIADSLVLTDPVPEVIRAAIRRVARLGATHQAELTTMRQISTNLREADGTLRLGLTDYEETYQGQEALFRRGQEEGSLRDFDTRVMSITYQGAIDTMVTYLHEHPEADAHLYADALADLIVAAIRRC; this comes from the coding sequence GTGAAAACGCCCCACCGAGAGCCTCACCCCCTTCCGCGCACTCGTCAGCGCCTCAGCGAGGAGGTACGTCGGACACAGATCATCAAGGCCACCATCGCGGTGGTTGCCGAACTCGGCTACGAGGGTGCCTCCCTGGCCCGGATCGCTGAGCAGGCGGACGTTTCCAAAGGCTTGATCTCGCACTACTTCACAGACAAGGATCGCCTGATGGAAACAGTTGCCAGGACCACTCTGGCGACCCTCAGGCAGACCATTGCCGACTCTCTCGTCCTGACCGATCCGGTTCCCGAGGTCATCCGTGCCGCGATTCGCCGTGTGGCCCGCTTGGGCGCAACGCACCAAGCCGAGCTGACCACGATGCGACAGATCAGCACCAACCTGCGTGAGGCCGACGGGACCCTACGGCTCGGCCTCACCGACTACGAGGAGACCTACCAAGGCCAGGAAGCCCTGTTCCGTCGAGGTCAGGAAGAGGGCAGCCTCCGCGACTTCGACACTCGGGTCATGTCGATCACCTACCAGGGCGCCATCGACACGATGGTCACCTACCTCCATGAGCATCCCGAGGCCGATGCCCACCTCTACGCGGACGCACTCGCTGACCTCATCGTCGCCGCTATCAGGCGCTGCTGA
- a CDS encoding single-stranded DNA-binding protein has product MAGETVITVVGNLVDDPELRFTPSGAAVAKFRVASTPRTFDRQTNEWKDGESLFLTCSVWRQAAENVAESLQRGMRVIVQGRLKQRSYEDREGVKRTVYELDVDEVGASLRSATAKVTKTSGGGGRGGQQGGYGGGGGGGQAGGGGSWGGQQGGGGAPADDPWATSAPAGGQQGGGGGGWGGGSGSSGGAGGGYSDEPPF; this is encoded by the coding sequence ATGGCAGGCGAGACCGTCATCACGGTCGTCGGCAATCTCGTCGACGACCCCGAGCTGCGCTTCACCCCCTCCGGTGCGGCGGTCGCGAAGTTCCGCGTCGCGTCCACCCCCCGCACCTTCGACCGGCAGACCAACGAGTGGAAGGACGGCGAGAGCCTCTTCCTCACCTGCTCGGTCTGGCGGCAGGCGGCGGAGAACGTCGCCGAGTCGCTTCAGCGCGGTATGCGCGTCATCGTGCAGGGCCGACTGAAGCAGCGGTCGTACGAGGACCGTGAAGGCGTCAAGCGGACGGTCTACGAGCTGGACGTCGACGAAGTCGGCGCCAGCCTGCGCAGCGCCACCGCCAAGGTCACCAAGACCAGTGGCGGCGGCGGTCGCGGCGGCCAGCAGGGCGGCTACGGCGGCGGTGGTGGCGGTGGCCAGGCCGGCGGCGGAGGCAGCTGGGGCGGCCAGCAGGGCGGCGGCGGGGCTCCCGCCGACGACCCCTGGGCCACCAGCGCACCGGCCGGCGGTCAGCAAGGCGGCGGCGGAGGTGGCTGGGGCGGCGGCTCCGGTTCCTCCGGCGGTGCCGGCGGCGGCTACTCGGACGAGCCGCCCTTCTAG